A genomic window from Massilia sp. METH4 includes:
- a CDS encoding glycosyltransferase family 4 protein has translation MIHFFPTYTKDGTRSPFALGLKELGVDYRLFADDVRFRYHSRLKLLFVGWPKLAWFALRAGIRSLVTSRTHPEAVVLGSDIEVLIFAPLRALFSRRTQIVLLGFILTPRQHPLLNRLRLMYFRFVMSFVAKVICHSKKERERYRELFANGRTEVFYMPHGTHIYGREELPEASNSPYILTAGRSGRDYGTLFEAVAGLPIRLHVVCDNDKPLAGLTIPPNVTVLRNCYDGDYVEQLKNARFVVVPLGVADISAGQMVLLQAMAFNKATVITRTLTVEDYVSDGNEALLVPQGDATAMRAAIVRLLEDAPYMEQMAGRALHAFDDRFDMKAFVRNLVAAVRAPRELPHGKTGV, from the coding sequence GTGATCCATTTCTTCCCCACCTATACGAAGGACGGCACCCGTTCGCCGTTCGCCCTCGGCCTGAAGGAACTGGGCGTCGATTATCGGCTGTTCGCCGACGACGTACGCTTCCGCTACCACTCCCGCCTGAAACTGCTGTTCGTCGGCTGGCCGAAACTGGCCTGGTTCGCGCTGCGCGCCGGCATCCGCTCGCTAGTCACGAGCCGCACCCATCCCGAGGCCGTGGTCCTGGGTTCGGATATCGAGGTACTGATCTTCGCGCCCTTGCGCGCCCTGTTCTCGCGCCGCACGCAGATCGTGCTGCTGGGCTTTATCCTCACGCCGCGCCAGCACCCGCTGCTGAACCGGCTGCGGCTGATGTACTTCCGCTTCGTGATGTCGTTCGTCGCCAAGGTGATCTGCCATTCGAAGAAGGAACGCGAGCGCTACAGGGAACTGTTCGCGAACGGCCGCACCGAAGTGTTCTACATGCCGCACGGCACGCACATCTACGGCCGCGAGGAATTGCCCGAAGCATCGAACTCGCCCTACATCCTGACGGCCGGCCGCTCCGGCCGCGACTACGGCACGTTGTTCGAGGCCGTAGCCGGCTTGCCGATCCGGCTGCACGTGGTGTGCGACAACGACAAGCCGCTGGCCGGGCTCACGATCCCGCCCAACGTGACGGTGCTGCGCAACTGCTACGACGGCGACTATGTCGAGCAGCTGAAGAACGCGCGTTTCGTGGTGGTGCCGCTCGGCGTGGCCGACATCTCCGCCGGCCAGATGGTACTGCTGCAGGCGATGGCCTTCAACAAGGCCACCGTGATCACGCGCACGCTGACGGTGGAGGACTACGTCAGCGACGGCAACGAGGCGCTGCTGGTGCCGCAGGGCGACGCGACGGCGATGCGCGCGGCGATCGTGCGGCTGCTGGAGGATGCGCCGTACATGGAGCAGATGGCCGGCCGGGCCTTGCATGCGTTCGATGACCGGTTCGACATGAAGGCGTTCGTGCGCAACCTGGTGGCCGCGGTAAGGGCGCCGAGGGAGCTGCCTCATGGGAAAACCGGTGTCTGA
- a CDS encoding DUF6139 family protein: MRLDIYRRPEHDGIYSYLAVPEGKPIPQEAINTDWEPEAKALEVDDDADTLPEFHIEHLPEQIGTKGYAITGLKDM, translated from the coding sequence ATGCGCCTGGATATTTACCGACGACCCGAACACGATGGCATTTATTCCTATCTGGCCGTGCCGGAAGGAAAACCGATCCCGCAGGAGGCAATCAATACCGACTGGGAACCGGAGGCCAAGGCGCTGGAAGTCGACGATGATGCCGACACCCTGCCCGAGTTCCACATCGAACACCTGCCCGAGCAGATCGGCACCAAGGGCTACGCGATCACCGGCCTGAAGGATATGTAG